One genomic region from Kineobactrum salinum encodes:
- the uvrD gene encoding DNA helicase II, which yields MDVSDILSPLNDAQREAVADDSPNLLVLAGAGSGKTRVLVHRIAWLIRAQDVSPWAILAVTFTNKAAREMRSRIEEMLHIPSHGMWVGTFHGLAHRLLKAHWQEAKLPQNFQILDSDDQLRLVKRVCRELELDEARWPPRQAQWYINGQKDEGLRAAHIELPQGDLFGLTMLQVYKAYEVACERSGLVDFAELLLRAHELWLHSPTLLKHYQARFRQILVDEFQDTNTIQYAWLRLLAGDSIPVVAVGDDDQSIYGWRGAKIENIQRFGEEFRHTRTVRLEQNYRSTQTILQAANGVIAHNHGRLGKELWTAGESGEPISLYAGFNEQDEARFIVEQAEGWITEGNLRASVAILYRSNAQSRVLEEALIRGGIPYRIYGGQRFYERLEIRNALAYMRLLTNRGDDAAVERVVNTPPRGIGSKTLDTLRQLARERELPLWQAIAAAREEKLLPARALTALEGFTVLIDELDSGTDELSLEELTEHVITGSGLIDFHKKEKGEKGQARVENLEELVSAAKQFSPEGEELSPLQQFLDSAALDAGDAQADSHEDSVQLMTLHSAKGLEFPLVFLAGMEENLFPHRMSLEEPGRLEEERRLCYVGITRAMQRLVISYAESRRIHGSESYNTPSRFIREIPAELLREVRLHTAISRPVSSLSQASVPETGLNLGQRVYHQVFGEGVVLNFEGRGNHARVEVNFDFEGSKWLVVQYAKLQLL from the coding sequence ATGGATGTTTCAGATATTCTCTCTCCCCTCAATGATGCCCAGCGCGAAGCGGTTGCCGACGACAGCCCCAACCTGCTGGTGCTGGCCGGTGCCGGCAGCGGCAAGACCCGTGTGCTGGTGCACCGCATCGCCTGGCTGATCAGGGCTCAGGATGTCTCCCCCTGGGCCATTCTCGCGGTCACCTTTACCAACAAGGCGGCGCGGGAGATGCGCAGCCGCATCGAGGAGATGCTGCACATTCCCTCCCACGGCATGTGGGTGGGTACCTTCCATGGTCTCGCTCACCGCCTGCTCAAGGCCCACTGGCAGGAGGCCAAACTGCCACAGAATTTCCAGATCCTGGACAGCGACGACCAGCTGCGGCTGGTCAAACGGGTGTGCCGGGAACTGGAGCTGGACGAGGCCCGCTGGCCGCCGCGGCAGGCCCAGTGGTATATCAATGGGCAGAAGGACGAGGGACTGCGCGCGGCCCACATCGAGCTGCCGCAAGGGGATCTGTTCGGTCTCACCATGCTGCAGGTCTACAAGGCCTACGAGGTCGCCTGCGAGCGCTCCGGACTGGTGGATTTTGCCGAGCTGCTGCTGCGCGCCCACGAGCTGTGGCTGCACAGCCCCACGCTGTTGAAACATTACCAGGCCCGCTTCCGGCAGATCCTGGTGGACGAGTTCCAGGACACCAACACCATCCAGTACGCCTGGCTGCGCCTGCTGGCGGGCGACAGCATCCCGGTGGTGGCGGTGGGCGACGACGACCAGTCCATCTACGGCTGGCGCGGCGCCAAAATCGAGAATATCCAGCGTTTCGGCGAGGAGTTCCGGCACACCCGCACCGTGCGGCTGGAGCAGAATTACCGCTCCACCCAGACCATCCTGCAGGCGGCCAATGGGGTCATCGCCCATAACCACGGGCGGTTGGGCAAGGAGTTGTGGACCGCGGGCGAGAGCGGCGAGCCGATTTCCCTGTACGCGGGTTTCAACGAGCAGGACGAGGCCCGCTTTATCGTCGAACAGGCCGAGGGCTGGATCACCGAGGGCAACCTGCGCGCCTCCGTGGCGATCCTGTACCGCTCCAATGCCCAGTCGCGGGTGCTGGAGGAGGCCCTGATTCGCGGCGGGATTCCCTACCGGATTTACGGCGGCCAGCGCTTCTACGAGCGCCTGGAAATCCGCAATGCGCTTGCTTATATGCGCCTGCTGACCAACCGCGGCGATGATGCCGCGGTGGAGCGGGTGGTCAACACGCCGCCACGCGGCATCGGCAGCAAGACCCTGGACACGCTGCGCCAGCTGGCCCGGGAGCGCGAGCTGCCGCTGTGGCAGGCCATCGCCGCTGCGAGGGAGGAAAAACTGTTGCCGGCCCGCGCCCTGACGGCGCTGGAAGGCTTCACGGTACTGATCGACGAACTCGATTCAGGCACCGACGAGCTCAGCCTGGAGGAGTTGACCGAGCATGTGATCACCGGCTCCGGCCTGATTGACTTCCACAAGAAGGAGAAGGGCGAGAAGGGCCAGGCCCGGGTGGAAAACCTGGAGGAACTGGTCAGCGCCGCCAAGCAGTTCAGCCCCGAGGGCGAGGAGCTGTCGCCATTGCAGCAGTTCCTGGACAGCGCCGCGCTGGACGCGGGTGATGCCCAGGCCGACAGCCACGAGGACAGCGTCCAGCTGATGACCTTGCACTCTGCCAAGGGCCTGGAGTTCCCACTGGTATTCCTGGCCGGCATGGAGGAAAACCTGTTCCCGCACCGCATGTCGCTGGAGGAGCCGGGCCGGCTGGAAGAGGAGCGCCGGCTCTGCTATGTGGGCATCACCCGGGCGATGCAGCGCCTGGTGATCAGCTATGCCGAGTCGCGCCGTATTCACGGCAGCGAGAGCTACAACACGCCGTCGCGGTTCATCCGCGAAATCCCGGCCGAACTGCTGCGGGAGGTACGGCTGCATACCGCCATCAGCCGCCCGGTCAGCAGCCTGTCCCAGGCCAGCGTCCCCGAGACCGGGCTCAACCTGGGCCAACGGGTCTACCATCAGGTGTTCGGCGAGGGCGTCGTGCTGAATTTCGAGGGCCGTGGCAATCATGCCAGGGTGGAAGTGAACTTCGATTTTGAGGGCAGTAAATGGCTGGTGGTGCAGTATGCCAAGCTGCAGTTGCTGTAG
- a CDS encoding SPOR domain-containing protein, whose protein sequence is MSNDKYDDLDDDSSADEPWQDDGPGPVFPAPTRNGGEEPELYEDSSGGLGDDSEPPLAGREREPGAARYHAAGSQEDYEDDEFDEDQLEDDWEDDFEENPSRSQLSRLTDTWPVGLIAVAAMALLLLAAGGYGVMKQRSAMEQEIRDLQAQLALAGNPGEVREARATLATMKTDNRELRGALAALRDENRQLGDTLAGLEQQLRTQRETAAAEQPSSTPAPAPTTAQASPDQPAEPAPAATASGWFVNFGSYSERPLAQQWADRLKPDAGNVVVSTVQVKGNTLYRVRVVGLSSEQNAQSVAQTLARKYELPTLWVGRQ, encoded by the coding sequence ATGAGCAACGATAAATACGACGATCTGGACGACGACAGTTCTGCGGATGAGCCCTGGCAGGACGACGGGCCGGGCCCAGTGTTCCCGGCGCCCACCAGGAATGGCGGCGAGGAGCCGGAACTGTACGAGGACAGTTCCGGCGGCCTGGGTGATGACAGCGAACCACCGCTGGCGGGGCGGGAACGCGAACCGGGCGCCGCGAGATATCATGCGGCCGGCTCGCAGGAAGACTACGAAGACGATGAGTTCGACGAGGACCAGCTGGAGGACGACTGGGAAGACGACTTCGAGGAAAACCCGTCACGCAGCCAGCTTTCGCGCCTTACCGATACCTGGCCTGTGGGCCTGATCGCGGTCGCCGCCATGGCCCTGCTGCTGCTCGCCGCCGGTGGCTATGGTGTGATGAAGCAGCGCTCCGCGATGGAGCAGGAGATCCGCGACCTGCAGGCACAGCTGGCCCTGGCGGGCAATCCCGGCGAGGTCCGCGAGGCGAGAGCAACCCTGGCGACGATGAAAACGGACAACCGGGAATTGCGCGGGGCGCTGGCAGCTCTGCGGGACGAGAACCGGCAGCTGGGTGATACCCTGGCCGGCCTGGAACAGCAATTGCGTACTCAGCGCGAGACCGCTGCGGCAGAACAACCGTCGTCGACACCGGCTCCAGCACCGACAACGGCGCAGGCAAGCCCGGACCAACCCGCCGAACCGGCGCCAGCGGCCACCGCCTCGGGCTGGTTTGTCAATTTTGGCAGCTACAGCGAGCGCCCCCTGGCACAGCAATGGGCCGACCGTTTGAAACCAGACGCCGGAAATGTGGTCGTATCCACTGTGCAGGTGAAAGGCAATACCCTGTACCGGGTGCGGGTCGTAGGCCTGTCCTCGGAACAGAATGCGCAATCAGTGGCCCAGACCCTGGCCCGGAAGTACGAGCTGCCGACTTTGTGGGTCGGCCGGCAGTAA
- a CDS encoding hydrogen peroxide-inducible genes activator, which produces MISFKQLTYALAVANTRHFKRAAEQCAISQSALSTAISELESQLGTQLFERDNKKVLVTPVGEQILARATAIKLELEDIYRLAQEGRTPLSYPLTMGVIPTIGPYLLPKVLPAVRRDFPDFRLSIAEQQSHLLVEKVRNGELDTAVIALPYAHDGLLAFPFWEEDLFLVTHRDSPLGRHKQVNAEQLRDINLMLLKDGHCLKDHALAVCHLQASRLGDTLEGASLYTLIQMVAGHMGSTLVPEMALDQLLSGSSELQALRLDEPGPHRSIAFIVRPNFGGVGNIDVLKATFRQALAENLAGSRQQQQ; this is translated from the coding sequence ATGATCTCATTCAAACAACTGACCTATGCCCTCGCAGTAGCCAATACCCGCCATTTCAAGCGTGCTGCGGAGCAGTGCGCCATTTCGCAGTCGGCCCTCAGTACCGCGATCTCTGAGCTCGAGAGCCAGCTCGGTACCCAGCTGTTTGAACGGGACAACAAGAAGGTACTGGTGACGCCGGTGGGGGAGCAGATCCTGGCGCGGGCCACCGCCATCAAGCTGGAACTGGAGGACATCTATCGGCTGGCGCAGGAGGGCAGGACGCCGCTCAGCTATCCGCTGACGATGGGGGTCATCCCTACCATTGGTCCCTATCTGCTGCCCAAGGTACTGCCGGCGGTGCGGCGGGACTTTCCTGACTTCCGGCTATCCATTGCGGAACAGCAATCCCATCTGTTGGTGGAAAAAGTGCGCAATGGCGAATTGGATACTGCCGTGATTGCGCTGCCCTACGCCCATGACGGCCTGCTGGCATTCCCGTTCTGGGAGGAAGACCTGTTTCTGGTCACCCATCGAGACAGCCCTCTGGGACGGCACAAGCAGGTCAATGCCGAGCAGTTGCGTGACATCAACCTGATGCTGCTGAAGGATGGGCACTGTCTGAAGGATCACGCGCTGGCGGTCTGCCACCTGCAGGCATCCCGATTGGGGGATACGCTGGAGGGCGCCAGCCTGTATACGCTGATCCAGATGGTCGCCGGCCACATGGGTTCCACTCTGGTGCCGGAAATGGCGCTGGATCAGTTGCTATCGGGGAGCTCGGAATTGCAGGCGCTGCGCCTGGACGAGCCCGGCCCGCACCGCTCCATAGCCTTTATTGTGCGGCCCAACTTCGGAGGGGTGGGCAATATTGACGTGCTCAAGGCCACGTTCCGGCAGGCACTGGCCGAAAACCTGGCCGGTTCGCGACAGCAACAGCAATGA
- a CDS encoding LemA family protein, giving the protein METLHKPLQQWTFWRLPSLLALLLLLSGCGINTIPTYDEKVTAAWSQVENQYQRRADLIPNLVETVKGFAAQEQETLTAVIEARSKATSIQVDESILNNPQKLQQFQQAQGELSSALSRLMAVSERYPDLKSNQNFLALQSQLEGTENRIAVARRDFIQAVERYNTELRTFPGKIWHSILYSDLEPRANFEATTENAEEAPAVEF; this is encoded by the coding sequence ATGGAAACCCTTCACAAACCGTTGCAACAGTGGACTTTCTGGCGGTTGCCGTCACTGCTGGCACTGCTGTTGTTACTCAGTGGCTGCGGGATCAATACCATCCCCACTTACGATGAGAAAGTCACCGCCGCCTGGTCCCAGGTGGAAAACCAGTACCAGCGCCGTGCCGACCTGATTCCCAACCTGGTGGAAACCGTCAAGGGTTTCGCGGCCCAGGAGCAGGAAACCCTGACTGCAGTGATTGAAGCGCGCTCCAAAGCCACATCGATTCAGGTGGACGAGAGCATTCTCAACAACCCCCAGAAACTGCAGCAGTTCCAGCAGGCCCAGGGTGAGCTGAGCAGCGCCCTTTCCCGCCTGATGGCGGTGTCGGAACGCTATCCGGACCTGAAGTCGAACCAGAACTTCCTGGCCTTGCAGTCACAACTTGAGGGTACCGAGAACCGCATTGCCGTCGCACGCCGGGATTTCATTCAGGCAGTGGAGCGCTACAACACCGAGCTGCGCACCTTTCCGGGAAAAATCTGGCACAGTATTCTCTATAGCGATCTGGAGCCCCGTGCCAACTTCGAAGCCACCACGGAAAATGCGGAAGAAGCACCCGCGGTGGAGTTCTGA
- a CDS encoding TPM domain-containing protein yields MPAPPRTSLLLALLLLLPATVWAQSTPEFPELTGRVVDQADMLPPEAEARLSQMLQAHEQASTEQLVVVTLPELQGFPIEDFGYQLGRHWGIGQEGEDNGALLIVARDERKVRIEAGYGLEGRLTDAQSSVIIDRVITPAFRQGDFQAGIVNGAAAMIQVLGGEPMAAPQRQQPHAAQEKPNAGLVGLLFLLMWVVVFFIGSRGGRGGRGGAALVGAALLGAAMGGRGGGGFGGGGFGGGGGGFGGGGASGGW; encoded by the coding sequence ATGCCTGCCCCACCCCGCACAAGTCTGCTGCTGGCGCTGCTGCTGTTGCTCCCGGCCACCGTCTGGGCCCAGTCAACGCCGGAGTTTCCCGAATTGACGGGCCGGGTGGTAGACCAGGCGGACATGCTGCCCCCTGAAGCGGAAGCGCGTCTGAGCCAGATGCTTCAGGCCCACGAGCAGGCCAGCACCGAACAGCTTGTGGTGGTCACCCTGCCGGAGCTGCAGGGCTTTCCCATTGAGGATTTCGGCTATCAGCTGGGACGGCACTGGGGTATCGGCCAGGAGGGCGAGGATAACGGCGCCCTGTTGATTGTGGCCCGGGATGAACGCAAAGTCCGGATAGAAGCGGGCTATGGCCTTGAGGGCCGGCTCACCGACGCCCAGTCCTCCGTCATCATCGATCGCGTCATCACCCCGGCTTTCCGTCAGGGGGATTTTCAGGCCGGAATCGTCAACGGCGCGGCCGCCATGATCCAGGTTCTCGGTGGCGAGCCCATGGCGGCTCCCCAGAGACAGCAGCCCCACGCAGCCCAGGAAAAGCCCAATGCCGGCCTGGTGGGGCTGCTCTTCCTTCTCATGTGGGTGGTGGTGTTCTTTATCGGCAGCCGCGGTGGCCGTGGCGGTCGTGGCGGCGCGGCCCTGGTAGGCGCAGCCCTGCTGGGCGCGGCCATGGGCGGCCGCGGGGGTGGCGGCTTCGGTGGCGGTGGTTTTGGCGGCGGCGGTGGTGGCTTTGGCGGCGGCGGTGCCTCCGGTGGCTGGTAA
- a CDS encoding TPM domain-containing protein translates to MLWAGILALLLPGIGNYFGSWFGADILLLVQWGTFILLSLLFRMPGINTRLIPRQVRYWRASNLARRQFLEQNLHHTEGATGILIFVSEAERYVEILVDQGIADILDNAVWEDIVADFTTKVRQGQTRQGFLDCIAACGKLLKEHVPATHERNELPNHLVILP, encoded by the coding sequence TTGCTCTGGGCCGGCATCCTGGCACTGCTGTTGCCGGGTATAGGCAACTACTTCGGCAGCTGGTTCGGTGCCGACATATTGTTGCTGGTACAGTGGGGGACTTTCATCCTGCTCAGCCTGCTGTTCCGGATGCCTGGCATCAACACCCGCCTGATTCCCCGGCAGGTACGTTACTGGCGGGCCTCCAACCTGGCGCGACGGCAGTTCCTGGAGCAGAACCTGCACCACACCGAGGGCGCCACCGGCATACTGATCTTCGTCTCGGAGGCGGAACGCTATGTGGAGATCCTGGTGGATCAGGGCATTGCCGACATCCTGGACAACGCGGTATGGGAGGACATAGTGGCGGACTTCACCACCAAGGTGCGCCAGGGCCAGACCCGGCAGGGCTTTCTCGACTGCATCGCTGCCTGCGGCAAGCTCCTGAAGGAGCACGTACCCGCCACCCACGAACGCAACGAACTGCCCAACCACCTGGTGATCCTGCCATAG
- a CDS encoding GFA family protein has protein sequence MESTKAGHRGACLCGAVSIVARTKSDSIGACHCTMCRKWGGGPLLAAECEGDVDFEGAEDISIFASSEWAERGFCRQCGTHLFYRLKQEQHYAIPVGLFEDGDRWKLTEQIFVDQKPPFYSFAEKTKDLTGEEVFAQYTGA, from the coding sequence ATGGAGTCCACCAAAGCCGGACATCGTGGCGCCTGCCTCTGCGGCGCAGTCAGTATCGTAGCCAGGACCAAGAGCGACAGCATTGGCGCCTGTCATTGCACGATGTGCCGAAAGTGGGGCGGTGGTCCACTTCTTGCCGCTGAATGTGAAGGTGATGTGGATTTCGAAGGTGCCGAAGATATATCCATCTTTGCGTCTTCAGAGTGGGCTGAGCGTGGCTTCTGCCGGCAATGCGGTACTCATCTGTTTTACCGCTTGAAGCAGGAGCAGCACTACGCGATACCCGTAGGGCTTTTTGAGGACGGTGACCGGTGGAAACTCACCGAACAGATATTCGTTGACCAGAAACCGCCGTTCTACTCGTTCGCGGAAAAGACGAAAGACCTCACCGGCGAAGAAGTGTTCGCCCAGTACACCGGCGCATAG
- the glmS gene encoding glutamine--fructose-6-phosphate transaminase (isomerizing), producing MCGIVAATARREVSEILLEGLRRLEYRGYDSAGMALIDNERNLLLHKRQGKVAELEQAQQLEPKLGCIGIAHTRWATHGVPSAANAHPHLSGERVAVVHNGIIENHGLLREELQADGYEFFSGTDTEVVVHLLHRQLAGGDSLLQAMQATVQRLQGAYALAAVDTAHPDEVVATRAGSPLVVGVGIGENFLASDQLALRQVTDRFIYLEEGDMVQMSATSLRILDVSGAPVARDMKRLSAAAESTGLGDYEHYMLKEIYEQPRALAATVPAVGAHDIADDVFGSAAAAIFDQVQAIQIVACGTSYHAGMVARYWLEDLAGIPCAVEVASEFRYRKRVQHPGTLLVTVSQSGETADTLAALRDATDDEFIASLVIANVDHSSLVRESDLVFLTQAGAEIGVASTKAFTTQLVAFLMLTLVLGRRRRLSAQGAAELLAALHELPDCVEQVLLLDEAIEQMASQFILKHHALFLGRGIQYPIALEGALKLKEISYIHAEAYPAGELKHGPLALVDADMPVVAVAPGDELMEKLKSNIEEVRSRGAELYVFADRDAGFVDEPRVHVLQMPMCAEVLKPIVYTVALQLLAYHVAVQKGTDVDKPRNLAKSVTVE from the coding sequence GGGCAAGGTCGCCGAGCTGGAACAGGCCCAGCAACTGGAGCCAAAACTGGGTTGCATCGGCATTGCCCACACCCGCTGGGCTACCCATGGGGTGCCCTCCGCGGCCAATGCCCACCCGCACCTGTCGGGAGAGCGCGTGGCCGTTGTCCACAATGGCATAATCGAAAATCATGGTCTGTTGCGCGAGGAATTGCAGGCAGACGGCTACGAGTTTTTTTCCGGCACCGATACCGAGGTCGTGGTTCACCTGCTGCACCGGCAGCTGGCTGGTGGCGATAGCCTGCTGCAGGCAATGCAGGCTACCGTGCAGCGCCTGCAGGGCGCCTACGCGCTGGCTGCGGTCGACACGGCGCATCCGGACGAGGTGGTAGCCACCCGTGCCGGTAGCCCGCTGGTGGTCGGCGTCGGCATCGGCGAGAATTTCCTGGCTTCCGACCAGCTTGCGCTGCGCCAGGTGACCGACCGCTTCATCTATCTGGAAGAGGGCGACATGGTGCAGATGAGCGCCACCAGCCTGCGGATACTCGATGTCAGCGGGGCGCCCGTGGCGCGCGACATGAAACGTCTGTCAGCCGCCGCCGAGAGCACCGGCCTGGGTGACTACGAGCACTACATGCTCAAGGAAATCTACGAACAACCGCGGGCGCTGGCGGCGACCGTGCCGGCCGTGGGTGCCCACGACATTGCCGATGATGTATTTGGCTCAGCCGCCGCCGCTATTTTCGACCAGGTGCAGGCGATACAGATCGTCGCCTGCGGCACCAGCTATCACGCGGGGATGGTGGCGCGCTACTGGCTGGAGGACCTGGCCGGGATCCCCTGTGCAGTGGAAGTTGCCTCCGAATTCCGCTATCGCAAGCGGGTACAGCATCCCGGCACCCTGCTGGTCACCGTCTCTCAGTCCGGTGAGACCGCCGATACCCTGGCGGCACTGCGCGATGCTACCGACGACGAATTTATCGCCAGTCTCGTGATTGCCAATGTGGATCACAGTTCGCTGGTGCGGGAATCGGATCTGGTCTTCCTGACCCAGGCCGGTGCCGAGATCGGGGTGGCGTCGACCAAGGCTTTCACCACCCAGCTGGTGGCCTTCCTGATGTTGACCCTGGTGCTGGGCCGCCGCCGCCGACTGTCCGCCCAGGGCGCGGCGGAGCTGCTGGCCGCACTGCACGAGTTGCCCGACTGTGTGGAGCAGGTGTTGCTGCTGGACGAAGCCATCGAGCAAATGGCCTCACAGTTCATTCTGAAGCATCACGCACTGTTTCTGGGCCGGGGTATCCAGTATCCCATTGCGCTGGAGGGTGCGCTCAAACTCAAGGAAATCTCCTACATCCACGCCGAAGCCTACCCCGCCGGCGAACTCAAGCACGGCCCGCTGGCATTGGTGGACGCCGACATGCCGGTGGTAGCGGTGGCTCCGGGCGATGAGTTGATGGAAAAGCTCAAATCCAATATCGAAGAAGTCCGCTCCCGCGGCGCCGAGCTGTACGTGTTTGCGGACCGCGATGCCGGATTTGTCGACGAGCCGCGGGTTCACGTGTTGCAGATGCCGATGTGCGCGGAAGTGCTGAAACCGATCGTCTATACCGTGGCACTGCAGCTGCTGGCCTATCACGTGGCGGTACAGAAAGGCACTGACGTGGACAAGCCGCGCAATCTGGCGAAGTCGGTGACGGTGGAGTAG